A stretch of Polypterus senegalus isolate Bchr_013 chromosome 3, ASM1683550v1, whole genome shotgun sequence DNA encodes these proteins:
- the LOC120524944 gene encoding transcription factor Sp1-like, whose protein sequence is MSDQDQHPDDMANLVESSYLSKRSTSSGQDSQPSPLALLAATCSRIESPNESPQEGQPGSADHQLDLTTAQITQTANGWQIIPAVVSGVSSSSASTAATTSAAGDASKNRQLANSQQFVVASAAGLQGQQVLASLTGVMPNIQYQVIPQFQTVDGQQLQFAPPAQVNVQADASGQFQLISQGGGQHIIAAANRSAASGGGGSNLITMPNLIQQAVPLQNIGIANNVLQSPTQFLANVPVTLNGNITLLPVSGTPQTVAVSGSESGTTTSLHQPTSSSSGVFLTTSGTLASTTQAATSNSLPSFSIGGVPITSSQSAQRSGSGGQGGAFQNSGNGNNGQIQPSQQESRDSQPQQQFVIQPQILPGTSAISALQSATVPAGQAFAAQTISQDGLQIQTIPNTGSILIRTMGPNGQVTWQTLQVQNPTGTPTITLAPMQSIPQLAHTSAGTVAVNAAQLSAVPGLQTINLNTLGTAGIQMHQLQGVPIAIASTAGNNLRYLVCEQG, encoded by the coding sequence GACTCGCAGCCGTCCCCCCTCGCCTTGCTGGCAGCCACCTGCAGTCGGATTGAATCTCCTAACGAGAGCCCACAAGAGGGCCAGCCAGGCTCTGCTGACCACCAGCTGGACCTGACCACCGCCCAGATCACTCAGACTGCAAACGGCTGGCAGATCATTCCAGCTGTTGTCTCCGGGGTCTCCAGCTCCTCTGCCTCCACCGCTGCCACCACTTCAGCAGCTGGCGATGCCAGTAAAAATCGTCAGCTTGCCAACAGTCAACAGTTTGTAGTTGCTTCAGCTGCTGGGCTTCAGGGTCAGCAAGTGTTAGCCAGTCTGACTGGTGTGATGCCCAATATTCAGTATCAGGTAATCCCCCAGTTCCAAACAGTGGACGGGCAGCAGTTGCAATTTGCCCCTCCCGCACAAGTCAATGTGCAGGCAGATGCTTCTGGACAATTTCAGCTCATTTCTCAAGGAGGCGGCCAGCATATTATTGCTGCTGCAAACAGATCTGCTGCCTCCGGAGGTGGAGGGAGCAACCTTATTACCATGCCCAACCTTATCCAGCAAGCTGTTCCCTTGCAGAATATAGGCATAGCAAACAATGTGCTCCAGAGTCCAACACAGTTTCTTGCAAATGTGCCTGTGACTCTAAATGGGAACATCACCCTTTTGCCAGTCAGTGGTACCCCTCAGACAGTAGCAGTGAGTGGTTCAGAGTCTGGCACTACAACTAGCCTCCATCAGCCAACCTCCAGTTCCAGTGGGGTATTCCTTACCACATCTGGTACTttagcatccaccactcaggCTGCCACTAGTAACAGCTTGCCCAGTTTCAGTATAGGTGGTGTACCTATCACAAGCTCTCAGTCAGCACAACGTTCTGGAAGTGGTGGGCAAGGAGGTGCATTTCAGAATTCAGGAAATGGTAACAATGGGCAGATCCAGCCTAGCCAGCAAGAGAGTAGAGACTCCCAGCCTCAGCAGCAGTTTGtcatccagccacaaattcttccAGGGACTTCAGCTATTTCTGCGTTGCAGAGTGCAACGGTGCCTGCTGGCCAAGCCTTCGCTGCTCAGACCATCTCTCAGGATGGTTTGCAAATCCAGACAATCCCTAATACTGGATCAATCCTCATTCGCACCATGGGTCCTAATGGCCAGGTGACCTGGCAGACACTTCAAGTGCAGAACCCAACTGGCACTCCAACAATCACTTTGGCACCAATGCAGTCCATCCCTCAATTGGCACATACTTCAGCTGGAACAGTAGCTGTTAATGCAGCACAACTCTCTGCTGTGCCCGGCCTTCAGACCATTAACCTGAATACCCTGGGAACCGCTGGCATTCAGATGCATCAACTGCAAGGTGTGCCGATTGCTATTGCCAGCACTGCAGGTAACAACCTACGTTATTTAGTGTGTGAGCAGGGTTGA